Proteins encoded within one genomic window of Lysinibacillus sphaericus:
- a CDS encoding 2-oxoacid:ferredoxin oxidoreductase subunit beta gives MATFKDFRNTVKPNWCPGCGDFSVQAAIQRAAANVGIEPNELAVISGIGCSGRISGYINSYGFHGIHGRALPIAQGLKMANRDLNVIASGGDGDGFAIGMGHTIHAIRRNIDITYVVMDNQIYGLTKGQTSPRSAAGFITKSTPGGAIEPSLKPLEVALTSGATFVAQGFSTDIKELTAIIEAGINHKGFSFINVFSPCVTYNKVNTYDWFKENLTKLADIEGYDNADRGMAMRTVMEHEGLVTGIIYQDKETTSYQEKVPGYAELPLTDIDIKMSENEFDALVQEFM, from the coding sequence ATGGCAACATTTAAGGATTTTCGTAATACAGTGAAACCGAACTGGTGCCCAGGATGTGGCGACTTCTCTGTGCAGGCTGCGATTCAACGCGCAGCAGCAAATGTAGGCATTGAACCAAACGAGCTAGCTGTTATTTCTGGAATCGGCTGTTCAGGTCGTATTTCAGGTTACATTAATTCATATGGTTTCCACGGTATTCATGGTCGTGCATTACCAATTGCACAAGGCTTGAAAATGGCCAATCGTGATTTAAACGTCATTGCCTCCGGTGGTGACGGAGATGGTTTTGCGATTGGTATGGGTCATACCATTCATGCCATCCGTCGTAACATCGATATCACATACGTTGTGATGGATAACCAAATTTACGGTTTAACAAAAGGGCAAACATCTCCACGCTCGGCTGCTGGATTTATTACAAAATCAACGCCAGGTGGTGCAATTGAGCCATCATTAAAACCATTGGAAGTAGCTTTAACAAGTGGTGCAACGTTTGTGGCTCAAGGCTTCTCTACGGATATTAAAGAATTAACAGCTATAATTGAAGCGGGCATTAACCATAAAGGCTTTTCTTTCATCAACGTATTTTCACCATGTGTTACTTACAACAAAGTGAATACGTACGATTGGTTTAAAGAAAACTTAACAAAGCTAGCTGATATTGAAGGTTATGATAATGCTGACCGTGGCATGGCAATGCGCACAGTAATGGAGCATGAAGGCTTAGTAACAGGTATTATTTATCAAGATAAAGAAACAACTTCTTATCAAGAAAAAGTACCTGGCTACGCTGAGTTGCCATTAACGGATATTGACATTAAAATGAGCGAAAATGAATTCGATGCACTTGTGCAGGAGTTTATGTAA